One Aegilops tauschii subsp. strangulata cultivar AL8/78 chromosome 7, Aet v6.0, whole genome shotgun sequence genomic window carries:
- the LOC109748125 gene encoding GTP-binding protein ERG isoform X1: protein MRRIVRALRPLQKLTSHTTQFPLPVHRLLSTSSSSSSSSAAAASSDSDSAAHDADFNSADFSLPPTDPSPASAAPVRNPLSALCKVRFDPSLRARADEALFGEKNAGMGVEDAVEEERSREVALALLEAALEPPDEDEEGGPEEVRKEDQMSLSVGIVGAPNAGKSSLTNTAVGSKVAAVSRKTNTTTHEILGVLTKGKTQICFFDTPGLMLGHHGFPHRDVTVRVESAWNSVNLYDLLIVMFDVNRHLKMPDSRVIKLIKRLGAEVNPNQKRILCMNKVDLVDDKKDLLKVAKEFEDLPGFERYFMVSGLKGKGVKDLVQYLMDQAVRRPWDEEPATMTEEVMKTISLEVVREKMLDHIHQEIPYVIEHRLMDWKELKDGSLRVEQHFIAPKQSQRQILVGKNGSKIGRIGIEANEELRSIFKRDVHLMLQVRVAKKRSS, encoded by the exons ATGCGCCGCATCGTCCGAGCTCTCCGGCCGCTCCAAAAGCTAACCTCTCATACCACCCAGTTTCCTCTCCCCGTCCACCGCCTCCtctccacctcttcctcctcatcctcctcctccgccgctgcTGCCTCCTCAGACTCCGACTCCGCCGCCCACGACGCTGATTTTAACAGCGCTGACTTCTCCCTCCCACCCACGGACCCATCCCCAGCCTCCGCCGCACCCGTCCGCAACCCCCTCTCCGCGCTTTGTAAGGTCCGATTCGACCCCTCCCTCCGCGCACGCGCCGACGAGGCGCTCTTCGGGGAGAAGAATGCAGGGATGGGAGTGGAGGACGCGGTGGAGGAAGAGCGGTCGCGGGAGGTGGCGCTCGCGCTGCTTGAGGCCGCCCTGGAGCCGCCCGACGAGGACGAGGAGGGAGGCCCCGAGGAGGTCAGGAAGGAGGACCAGATGTCGCTCTCCGTCGGGATCGTCGGTGCGCCCAACGCCGGCAAGTCGTCGCTCACCAACACTGCT GTTGGCTCAAAAGTGGCTGCAGTCTCCCGCAAGACAAATACAACAACTCATGAAATTTTGGGCGTGCTGACAAAAGGGAAAACTCAGATA TGCTTTTTTGATACCCCAGGTCTCATGTTAGGGCACCATGGGTTTCCTCATAGGGATGTCACCGTTCGTGTAGAGAGTGCCTGGAACTCAGTTAACCTCTATGATTTACTAATAGTAATGTTTGATGTCAATAGGCATCTGAAAAT GCCTGATTCCCGAGTAATAAAGTTAATCAAACGATTGGGTGCCGAGGTAAACCCAAACCAGAAACGTATATTATGCATGAATAAGGTTGACCTAGTGGATGACAAAAAAGACTTGCTGAAGGTTGCAAAGGAATTTGAAGATCTTCCTGGATTTGAGCG GTACTTCATGGTTTCTGGACTAAAAGGCAAAGGAGTGAAGGACCTTGTACAGTACTTGATGGACCAG GCAGTGAGAAGACCTTGGGACGAGGAACCGGCGACAATGACTGAAGAAGTAATGAAAACCATATCATTGGAGGTTGTGCGAGAGAAGATGCTGGATCATATTCACCAA GAAATCCCATATGTAATTGAGCATCGGCTGATGGATTGGAAGGAGCTAAAAGACGGTTCTCTTAGGGTGGAACAACACTTTATTGCACCAAAGCAAAGCCAACGGCAGATCCTTGTTGGAAAAAATGGCTCTAAGATCGG GAGAATCGGGATTGAAGCCAATGAAGAATTGCGGTCCATATTCAAGAGAGATGTCCATCTGATGCTCCAAGTTAGAGTTGCTAAGAAGAGGAGTTCTTGA
- the LOC109748125 gene encoding GTP-binding protein ERG isoform X2: protein MRRIVRALRPLQKLTSHTTQFPLPVHRLLSTSSSSSSSSAAAASSDSDSAAHDADFNSADFSLPPTDPSPASAAPVRNPLSALCKVRFDPSLRARADEALFGEKNAGMGVEDAVEEERSREVALALLEAALEPPDEDEEGGPEEVRKEDQMSLSVGIVGAPNAGKSSLTNTAVGSKVAAVSRKTNTTTHEILGVLTKGKTQICFFDTPGLMLGHHGFPHRDVTVRVESAWNSVNLYDLLIVMFDVNRHLKMPDSRVIKLIKRLGAEVAKEFEDLPGFERYFMVSGLKGKGVKDLVQYLMDQAVRRPWDEEPATMTEEVMKTISLEVVREKMLDHIHQEIPYVIEHRLMDWKELKDGSLRVEQHFIAPKQSQRQILVGKNGSKIGRIGIEANEELRSIFKRDVHLMLQVRVAKKRSS, encoded by the exons ATGCGCCGCATCGTCCGAGCTCTCCGGCCGCTCCAAAAGCTAACCTCTCATACCACCCAGTTTCCTCTCCCCGTCCACCGCCTCCtctccacctcttcctcctcatcctcctcctccgccgctgcTGCCTCCTCAGACTCCGACTCCGCCGCCCACGACGCTGATTTTAACAGCGCTGACTTCTCCCTCCCACCCACGGACCCATCCCCAGCCTCCGCCGCACCCGTCCGCAACCCCCTCTCCGCGCTTTGTAAGGTCCGATTCGACCCCTCCCTCCGCGCACGCGCCGACGAGGCGCTCTTCGGGGAGAAGAATGCAGGGATGGGAGTGGAGGACGCGGTGGAGGAAGAGCGGTCGCGGGAGGTGGCGCTCGCGCTGCTTGAGGCCGCCCTGGAGCCGCCCGACGAGGACGAGGAGGGAGGCCCCGAGGAGGTCAGGAAGGAGGACCAGATGTCGCTCTCCGTCGGGATCGTCGGTGCGCCCAACGCCGGCAAGTCGTCGCTCACCAACACTGCT GTTGGCTCAAAAGTGGCTGCAGTCTCCCGCAAGACAAATACAACAACTCATGAAATTTTGGGCGTGCTGACAAAAGGGAAAACTCAGATA TGCTTTTTTGATACCCCAGGTCTCATGTTAGGGCACCATGGGTTTCCTCATAGGGATGTCACCGTTCGTGTAGAGAGTGCCTGGAACTCAGTTAACCTCTATGATTTACTAATAGTAATGTTTGATGTCAATAGGCATCTGAAAAT GCCTGATTCCCGAGTAATAAAGTTAATCAAACGATTGGGTGCCGAG GTTGCAAAGGAATTTGAAGATCTTCCTGGATTTGAGCG GTACTTCATGGTTTCTGGACTAAAAGGCAAAGGAGTGAAGGACCTTGTACAGTACTTGATGGACCAG GCAGTGAGAAGACCTTGGGACGAGGAACCGGCGACAATGACTGAAGAAGTAATGAAAACCATATCATTGGAGGTTGTGCGAGAGAAGATGCTGGATCATATTCACCAA GAAATCCCATATGTAATTGAGCATCGGCTGATGGATTGGAAGGAGCTAAAAGACGGTTCTCTTAGGGTGGAACAACACTTTATTGCACCAAAGCAAAGCCAACGGCAGATCCTTGTTGGAAAAAATGGCTCTAAGATCGG GAGAATCGGGATTGAAGCCAATGAAGAATTGCGGTCCATATTCAAGAGAGATGTCCATCTGATGCTCCAAGTTAGAGTTGCTAAGAAGAGGAGTTCTTGA